A genome region from Geminicoccus roseus DSM 18922 includes the following:
- a CDS encoding glycogen/starch/alpha-glucan phosphorylase, whose translation MDIDTRSHPSSPAGRIEPRYAAAKRTPTDLKEAIVTALRYSVGKNPEFARLHDWYAATALALRDLLVDQWFHSTDQTYRQRKKRVYYLSLEFLIGRLLTDTASNLGVLDEVKAALAAHGIDFEAVKALEPDAALGNGGLGRLAACFMESMATVGVPGYGYGIRYDFGLFRQVIRDGWQVELPEDWLAFGNPWEFERPEVSYEIGFGGHVEVEDNADGTVSYSWQPSERVLAQAYDTPVVGWQGKTVNTLRLWAARPITPIRLDAFNRGQHVDAFAEQVRATAISRVLYPDDSTPEGHELRLRQEFFFTSASLQDLIRRHLTQYDDLTSLPEAASIQLNDTHPALSVLELVRILVDQHGMVLDEAFEITRGTLGYTNHTLLPEALETWPVPLFERMLPRHMQLVFEINALHLAAVRKRPDADDDLIRSVSLIDETHGRRVRMGHLAFIGSKKVNGVSGLHGELMKETVFKDLNRIFPDRITHVTNGITMRRWMVECNPDLARLITDSIGPAWIQDGSRLKELEKFTEDQLFLERFSRVKQGAKDRLATFVAQRTGIRIDPDAMFDIQIKRIHEYKRQLLNILETIHLYEAMRAEPQRDWTPRVKIFAGKSAASYHRAKLIIKLINDVARVINRDPSVRDKLRVVFLPNYNVTLAEMLVPAADLSEQISTAGMEASGTGNMKFQANGAVTIGTLDGANVEISQHVGRDNILIFGLTADEVRERWSNGYHPRAVIEADPNLSQVLEAVRSGVFSPDDPGRYAPIVDDLYNHDYFMVAADFADYAKTQQEAAALHRKQAHWRRMSLRNTANAGWFSSDRAIREYAENIWHAPMNPQ comes from the coding sequence ATGGACATCGATACCCGTTCCCACCCCTCGTCGCCCGCCGGCAGGATCGAGCCCCGATATGCCGCCGCGAAACGCACGCCAACGGACCTGAAGGAAGCGATCGTGACGGCGCTTCGCTACAGCGTCGGCAAGAACCCGGAGTTCGCGCGGCTGCATGACTGGTACGCGGCCACCGCGCTGGCGCTGCGCGACCTGCTGGTCGACCAGTGGTTCCATTCCACCGACCAGACCTACCGGCAGCGCAAGAAGCGGGTCTACTACCTGTCGCTGGAGTTCCTGATCGGCCGGCTCCTCACCGACACCGCCAGCAATCTGGGCGTGCTCGACGAGGTGAAGGCGGCGCTGGCCGCGCACGGGATCGACTTCGAGGCGGTCAAGGCGCTGGAGCCGGACGCGGCGCTGGGCAATGGCGGCCTGGGCCGCCTGGCCGCCTGCTTCATGGAGAGCATGGCGACCGTGGGCGTGCCTGGCTACGGCTACGGTATCCGCTACGATTTCGGCCTGTTCCGCCAGGTGATCCGCGACGGCTGGCAGGTCGAACTGCCCGAGGACTGGCTGGCGTTCGGAAATCCCTGGGAGTTCGAGCGCCCGGAAGTCTCCTACGAGATCGGCTTTGGCGGCCATGTCGAGGTCGAGGACAATGCCGACGGCACGGTCTCCTACAGCTGGCAGCCGTCCGAGCGGGTGCTGGCCCAGGCCTATGATACCCCGGTGGTCGGCTGGCAGGGCAAGACCGTCAACACGCTGCGCCTGTGGGCGGCCCGGCCGATCACGCCGATCCGCCTGGACGCGTTCAACCGCGGCCAGCATGTCGACGCGTTCGCCGAGCAGGTCCGCGCCACCGCGATCTCCCGGGTGCTCTACCCCGACGATTCCACCCCAGAAGGCCATGAGCTGCGCCTGCGCCAGGAGTTCTTCTTCACCTCGGCCTCGCTGCAGGACCTGATCCGCCGGCACCTGACCCAGTACGACGACCTGACCTCGCTGCCCGAGGCGGCCTCGATCCAGCTGAACGACACCCACCCGGCCCTCTCGGTCCTGGAACTGGTGCGGATCCTGGTCGACCAGCACGGCATGGTGCTGGACGAGGCCTTCGAGATTACCCGGGGGACGCTCGGCTACACCAACCACACCCTGCTGCCCGAGGCGCTGGAGACCTGGCCGGTTCCGCTGTTCGAGCGGATGCTGCCCCGGCACATGCAGCTGGTGTTCGAGATCAACGCCCTCCACCTGGCGGCGGTGCGCAAGCGCCCGGATGCCGACGACGACCTGATCCGCTCGGTCTCCCTGATCGACGAGACCCATGGCCGGCGCGTGCGGATGGGCCATCTCGCCTTTATCGGCTCGAAGAAGGTCAACGGCGTGTCCGGCCTGCACGGCGAGCTGATGAAGGAGACCGTGTTCAAGGACCTGAACCGGATCTTCCCGGACCGGATCACCCACGTCACCAACGGCATCACGATGCGGCGCTGGATGGTGGAGTGCAATCCCGACCTGGCCCGGCTGATCACCGATTCGATCGGCCCGGCCTGGATCCAGGACGGCAGCCGGCTCAAGGAGCTGGAGAAGTTCACCGAGGACCAGCTGTTCCTGGAACGTTTTTCGAGGGTCAAGCAGGGAGCCAAGGACCGGCTCGCCACGTTTGTAGCTCAGCGGACCGGCATCCGGATCGATCCGGACGCGATGTTCGACATCCAGATCAAGCGGATCCACGAGTACAAGCGGCAGCTCCTGAACATCCTGGAAACCATCCACCTGTACGAGGCGATGCGCGCGGAACCCCAGCGAGACTGGACCCCCCGCGTGAAGATCTTCGCCGGCAAGTCGGCGGCGAGCTATCACCGGGCCAAGCTGATCATCAAGCTGATCAACGACGTCGCCCGCGTGATCAACCGCGACCCGAGCGTGCGCGACAAGCTCCGCGTGGTGTTCCTGCCGAACTACAACGTCACCCTGGCCGAGATGCTGGTGCCGGCCGCCGACCTGTCCGAGCAGATCTCCACCGCCGGGATGGAGGCGTCGGGCACCGGCAACATGAAGTTCCAGGCCAACGGCGCCGTCACCATCGGCACGCTGGACGGCGCCAATGTCGAGATCAGCCAGCATGTCGGCCGCGACAACATCCTGATCTTCGGCCTGACCGCCGACGAGGTCCGCGAGCGCTGGAGCAACGGCTATCATCCGCGCGCCGTGATCGAGGCGGATCCCAATCTCAGCCAGGTGCTGGAGGCGGTCCGCAGCGGCGTGTTCTCCCCCGACGACCCGGGGCGCTATGCGCCGATCGTCGATGATCTCTACAACCACGACTACTTCATGGTCGCTGCCGACTTCGCTGACTACGCGAAGACCCAGCAGGAGGCGGCGGCCCTCCATCGCAAGCAGGCGCACTGGCGGCGGATGTCGCTGCGCAACACCGCCAATGCCGGCTGGTTCTCCTCGGACCGTGCGATCCGCGAGTACGCGGAGAACATCTGGCATGCGCCCATGAACCCACAATGA
- the glgB gene encoding 1,4-alpha-glucan branching protein GlgB, with product MKPAPDFLILQSAMDAVVEARHGDPFAVLGPHEVEGGIVIRAFLPGAMSVEVVETATGEAIGALERRHPAGFFEGVLADRPAWLAYRLRATSFEGVVWETEDPYRFGPVLGPLDDYLLGEGTHRRLWEKLGAHLIEHEGVRGVHFAVWAPNADRIAVVGEFNDWDGRRHPMRRRLGAGVFELFVPGVGEGALYKYEIRGPDGNLLPLKADPVGFGAEYRPGTASRVSKVDAFAWADADWMTRRAALHNVQAPISVYEVHLGSWARGEDNRFLTYEELGDRLIPYAIEMGFTHLELLPITEHPFDGSWGYQPLGLFAPTSRFGSPAEFARFVDRCHQAGLGLILDWVPGHFPTDAHGLGRFDGTALYEHADPRQGFHQDWNTLIYNFGRAEVINYLHANALFWLDNYHLDGLRVDAVASMLYLDYSRKHDEWVPNKYGGNENLEAVDFMRRMNELAYGENPGVMTVAEESTSWPGVSKPTWTGGLGFGFKWNMGWMNDTLDYISKDPVHRRWHHHQMTFGLLYAFSENFILPISHDEVVHGKGSLLTRMPGDTWQKFANLRAYFGFMWGHPGKKLLFMGQEFAQGAEWSEARSLDWHQLDIDLHKGVQDLVRDLNHLYRETPSLHRHDCHGEGFQWIDASDSEHSVYAFLRLGDADHPPVMVVCNFTPNPHVNYRIGLPQPGRWREVLNTDAACYRGSGMGNAGGIDSEPTSWHGRPCSAQVTLPPLSTLFFVAEGVQES from the coding sequence ATGAAGCCCGCCCCCGACTTCCTGATCCTCCAGTCGGCCATGGACGCCGTGGTGGAGGCCCGTCACGGCGACCCGTTCGCCGTGCTGGGACCGCACGAAGTCGAGGGCGGGATCGTGATCCGCGCCTTTCTGCCCGGCGCGATGAGCGTCGAGGTGGTCGAGACCGCCACGGGCGAGGCGATCGGGGCGCTGGAGCGCCGCCATCCGGCCGGCTTCTTCGAGGGGGTCCTGGCGGACCGCCCGGCCTGGCTCGCCTACCGGCTGCGCGCCACCAGCTTCGAGGGGGTGGTGTGGGAGACCGAGGACCCCTACCGGTTCGGGCCGGTGCTGGGTCCGCTCGACGACTATCTGCTGGGCGAGGGCACCCATCGCCGCCTGTGGGAGAAGCTGGGCGCCCACCTGATCGAGCATGAAGGCGTCAGGGGCGTCCATTTCGCGGTCTGGGCGCCCAATGCCGACCGGATCGCCGTGGTCGGCGAGTTCAACGACTGGGACGGCCGCCGCCACCCGATGCGCCGCCGGCTGGGGGCGGGGGTGTTCGAGCTGTTCGTGCCGGGCGTGGGCGAAGGAGCCCTGTACAAGTACGAGATCCGCGGCCCCGACGGCAACCTGCTGCCGCTCAAGGCCGACCCAGTGGGATTCGGCGCGGAATACCGGCCGGGCACCGCCTCGCGGGTCAGCAAGGTCGACGCGTTCGCCTGGGCGGATGCGGACTGGATGACCCGGCGGGCGGCCCTGCACAACGTCCAGGCGCCGATCTCGGTCTACGAGGTGCACTTAGGATCCTGGGCGCGCGGCGAGGACAACCGCTTCCTGACCTACGAGGAACTAGGCGACCGGCTGATCCCCTACGCCATCGAGATGGGCTTCACCCATCTGGAGCTCCTGCCGATCACCGAGCACCCGTTCGACGGCTCCTGGGGCTACCAGCCGCTCGGCCTGTTCGCGCCGACCAGCCGGTTCGGCAGCCCGGCCGAGTTCGCCCGCTTCGTCGACCGCTGCCACCAGGCAGGCCTCGGGCTGATCCTGGACTGGGTGCCCGGTCACTTCCCGACCGACGCCCACGGCCTTGGCCGTTTCGACGGCACCGCCCTCTACGAGCATGCCGACCCGCGCCAGGGCTTCCACCAGGACTGGAACACCCTGATCTACAATTTCGGCCGGGCCGAGGTGATCAACTACCTGCACGCCAACGCCCTGTTCTGGCTGGACAACTACCACCTGGACGGGCTGCGCGTGGATGCGGTGGCCTCGATGCTGTACCTGGACTACTCGCGCAAGCATGACGAGTGGGTGCCCAACAAGTACGGCGGCAACGAGAACCTGGAAGCCGTCGACTTCATGCGCCGGATGAACGAGCTGGCCTATGGCGAGAACCCGGGCGTGATGACGGTGGCCGAGGAATCAACCTCCTGGCCCGGCGTGTCGAAGCCGACCTGGACGGGGGGGCTGGGCTTCGGGTTCAAGTGGAACATGGGGTGGATGAACGACACCCTGGATTACATCAGCAAGGACCCGGTCCATCGTCGCTGGCACCACCACCAGATGACGTTCGGCCTGCTCTACGCGTTTTCCGAGAACTTCATCCTGCCGATCAGCCATGACGAGGTGGTGCACGGCAAGGGCTCGCTGCTCACCCGGATGCCGGGCGACACGTGGCAGAAGTTCGCCAACCTGCGGGCCTATTTCGGCTTCATGTGGGGCCATCCCGGCAAGAAGCTGCTGTTCATGGGCCAGGAGTTCGCCCAGGGCGCCGAGTGGAGCGAGGCGCGCAGCCTGGACTGGCACCAGCTCGACATCGACTTGCACAAGGGCGTCCAGGACCTGGTGCGCGACCTGAACCATCTCTACCGGGAGACGCCGTCGCTCCATCGGCACGACTGCCATGGCGAGGGCTTCCAGTGGATCGACGCCAGCGATTCCGAGCATTCGGTCTACGCGTTCCTGCGCCTGGGCGACGCGGATCACCCGCCGGTCATGGTGGTCTGCAATTTCACCCCTAATCCGCACGTGAATTATCGGATCGGCCTGCCGCAACCGGGGCGCTGGAGGGAAGTTCTGAACACCGACGCCGCTTGCTACCGGGGAAGCGGGATGGGCAATGCCGGCGGGATCGACAGCGAGCCGACCTCCTGGCACGGCCGCCCCTGCTCGGCCCAGGTCACGCTGCCGCCGCTTTCCACCCTTTTCTTCGTGGCGGAGGGCGTGCAGGAGTCGTGA
- the glgC gene encoding glucose-1-phosphate adenylyltransferase: protein MVEAKTPTTALARNAMAYVLAGGRGSRLHELTDRRAKPAVFFGGKTRIIDFALSNALNSGIRRIAVATQYKAHSLIRHLQRGWNFLRHERNEGFDILPASQRVSETQWYEGTADAVFQNIDIIQDYAPEYMVILAGDHVYKMDYGLMLQQHVDTGADVTVGCLEVPRMEATAFGVMHVDEESRIVDFLEKPADPPSIPGSPDVALASMGIYVFKTDFLFDQLRRDAETPGSARDFGKDLIPYIVEHGKAVAHRFTQSCVRSKAESMAYWRDVGTIDAYWEASIDLTDIVPELDLFDQDWPIWTYSELTPPAKFVHDVDGRRGEAVSSLVAGGCIVSGSRIRRSLLSTGVHVHSYGLLDGAVVLPRAQIGRGTRLRNVVVDSSVVIPDGLVVGEDPELDAQRFRRTSRGICLITQPMIDRLAV from the coding sequence ATGGTCGAAGCAAAAACACCCACCACCGCACTGGCGCGCAATGCCATGGCCTATGTCCTGGCCGGCGGACGTGGCTCGCGACTTCATGAACTCACCGACCGGCGTGCCAAGCCCGCGGTGTTCTTCGGCGGCAAGACCCGGATCATCGACTTCGCGCTCAGCAACGCGCTCAATTCCGGGATCCGGCGGATCGCGGTGGCGACCCAGTACAAGGCGCACAGCCTGATCCGCCACCTCCAGCGCGGCTGGAACTTCCTGCGCCACGAGCGCAACGAGGGCTTCGACATCCTGCCCGCCAGCCAGCGGGTCTCGGAGACCCAGTGGTATGAGGGGACCGCCGATGCGGTCTTCCAGAACATCGACATCATCCAGGACTATGCCCCGGAGTACATGGTCATCCTGGCCGGCGACCATGTGTACAAGATGGATTACGGCCTGATGCTCCAGCAGCATGTGGATACCGGCGCCGACGTGACCGTCGGCTGCCTGGAGGTCCCGCGCATGGAGGCGACCGCGTTCGGGGTGATGCATGTCGACGAGGAATCCCGTATCGTCGACTTCCTGGAGAAGCCGGCCGATCCGCCCAGCATTCCAGGCAGCCCGGACGTGGCGCTGGCCAGCATGGGGATCTACGTCTTCAAGACCGACTTCCTGTTCGACCAGCTCCGCCGCGACGCGGAGACCCCCGGTTCCGCCCGGGACTTCGGCAAGGACCTGATCCCCTACATCGTCGAGCACGGCAAGGCGGTGGCGCACCGCTTCACCCAGTCCTGCGTCCGCTCCAAGGCGGAGAGCATGGCGTACTGGCGCGATGTCGGCACGATCGATGCCTACTGGGAAGCCAGCATCGACCTGACCGACATCGTCCCGGAGCTGGACCTGTTCGACCAGGACTGGCCGATCTGGACCTATTCCGAGCTCACCCCGCCGGCCAAGTTCGTCCACGACGTGGACGGGCGCCGGGGCGAGGCGGTCAGCTCGCTGGTCGCTGGCGGCTGCATCGTGTCCGGCTCGCGGATCCGGCGCTCGCTCCTGTCCACCGGCGTCCATGTCCACTCCTACGGCCTGCTCGACGGCGCGGTGGTGCTGCCGCGCGCCCAGATCGGCCGGGGCACCCGCCTGCGCAACGTGGTGGTCGACAGCAGCGTGGTGATCCCGGACGGGCTCGTGGTCGGCGAGGATCCGGAACTGGATGCCCAGCGCTTCCGCCGGACCAGCCGCGGCATCTGCCTGATCACCCAGCCCATGATCGACCGGCTGGCCGTCTGA
- the glgA gene encoding glycogen synthase GlgA yields the protein MSLQALSVASECFPLIKTGGLADVVGALPNALAPHGVRVRTLLPAYRQVLARAGQVEPVLQLPDLFGADGRLLAAKNADGADLLLVDAPHLFDRPGGPYLDAAGLDWPDNAQRFAALSIVAARLGRGLLPGFQPDIVHAHDWQAGLVPAYLALFGGRRPATVMTVHNLAFQGQYPARLLDDLHLPASAFVPEGVEYYGQIGFLKAGLNYADRITTVSPSYAREIRTAEGGMGLDGLLNARAARLSGIVNGIDMDVWNPATDPLLAKNYAVGSLADRAENKTALCSRLGLDQDDSPLFCVITRLTWQKGVDLILQAAPHLLEAGGQLAVLGAGDVQLEGSYQRLTEQYPGRVACVFGYNEEFAHLLEAGSDAILVPSRFEPCGLTQLYALRYGCIPVVSRVGGLADTVIDANDAAQAAGVATGVQFHPVTADALKDAIYRTIALYRQPGLWAKMQRNGMTSDLGWEVRAGAYASLFRSLAQENGVAA from the coding sequence ATGAGCCTGCAGGCCCTGTCGGTCGCCTCCGAATGCTTCCCCTTGATCAAGACGGGCGGCCTCGCCGACGTGGTGGGGGCGCTGCCGAATGCCCTGGCGCCGCACGGCGTCCGGGTCCGCACCCTGCTGCCGGCCTATCGGCAGGTGCTGGCCAGGGCCGGCCAGGTCGAGCCGGTCCTGCAGCTTCCGGACCTGTTCGGGGCCGACGGCCGGCTGCTGGCGGCGAAGAACGCCGACGGCGCCGACCTGCTCCTGGTCGACGCGCCGCATCTGTTCGACCGGCCGGGCGGGCCCTACCTGGACGCGGCCGGCCTGGACTGGCCGGACAACGCCCAGCGCTTCGCCGCCCTCTCGATCGTGGCGGCCAGGCTGGGCAGGGGGCTCCTGCCGGGCTTCCAGCCGGACATCGTGCATGCCCATGACTGGCAGGCCGGGCTGGTGCCCGCCTATCTGGCGCTGTTCGGCGGCCGCCGGCCGGCCACGGTGATGACCGTGCACAACCTGGCCTTCCAGGGCCAGTACCCGGCGCGCCTCCTGGACGACCTGCACCTGCCGGCCAGCGCGTTCGTGCCGGAGGGGGTCGAGTATTACGGGCAGATCGGCTTCCTCAAGGCCGGGCTGAACTATGCGGACCGGATCACCACCGTCAGCCCGAGCTATGCCCGGGAGATCCGGACCGCCGAGGGCGGCATGGGCCTGGACGGCCTGCTGAACGCGCGTGCCGCGCGGCTGAGCGGGATCGTCAACGGCATCGACATGGATGTTTGGAACCCGGCCACCGATCCGCTGCTGGCGAAGAACTACGCGGTCGGCAGCCTGGCCGACCGGGCCGAGAACAAGACCGCCCTGTGCAGCCGGCTCGGGCTGGACCAGGACGACTCGCCGCTGTTCTGCGTGATCACCCGGCTGACCTGGCAGAAGGGCGTCGACCTGATCCTGCAGGCCGCTCCCCATCTCCTGGAGGCCGGCGGCCAGCTTGCCGTGCTGGGGGCGGGCGATGTCCAGCTGGAAGGCAGCTATCAACGCCTGACCGAGCAGTATCCCGGCCGGGTCGCCTGCGTGTTCGGCTACAACGAGGAGTTCGCCCATCTCCTGGAGGCGGGCTCCGACGCGATCCTGGTTCCGTCCCGCTTCGAGCCGTGCGGCCTCACCCAGCTCTACGCCCTGCGCTACGGCTGCATCCCGGTGGTCAGCCGTGTCGGCGGTCTCGCCGACACGGTGATCGACGCCAACGACGCCGCCCAGGCCGCGGGCGTCGCCACCGGGGTGCAGTTCCACCCGGTCACCGCCGATGCCCTCAAGGATGCGATCTACCGGACCATCGCCCTCTACCGGCAGCCTGGCTTGTGGGCCAAGATGCAGCGCAACGGGATGACCAGCGATCTTGGTTGGGAGGTCAGGGCCGGAGCCTATGCCTCCCTGTTCCGGTCGCTGGCGCAGGAGAACGGAGTGGCGGCATGA
- a CDS encoding alpha-D-glucose phosphate-specific phosphoglucomutase, translating to MTIATIQTEPFQDQKPGTSGLRKKTQVFMQERYVENFVQAIFDSLDDKQGKMLVVGGDGRYFNREAIQTIIKMAAGNGFGTVLVGQGGLLSTPAASCVIRARKAYGGIILSASHNPGGPDGDFGIKYNTDNGGPAPEKITEAIFAKSTTITAYRISDAPDVDLDQIGTTDVDGLTVHVIDPAEDYLGLMANLFDFDKIREMFQAGFRMRFDAMHAVTGPYAHAILEGALGAPAGTVVNGTPSPDFGGHHPDPNLVHAKELHDLMMGPDAPDFGAASDGDGDRNLIIGKGIFVTPSDSLAALAANAHLAKGYAGGLKGIARSMPTSGAADRVAEALGIGLYETPTGWKFFGNLLDAGMATICGEESAGTGSDHVREKDGLWAVLLWLNILAVRQQPVKQIMAEHWATYGRNYYSRHDYEEVDAAAANSLVDELRGRLCELAGRIINGRGVARADDFAYKDPVDGSTSAKQGIRILFDDGSRIVLRLSGTGTAGATLRLYLERFEADPARLDLDTQEVLADLIETAEQIAAIKARTGRDAPTVIT from the coding sequence ATGACGATAGCGACGATCCAGACCGAGCCATTCCAGGACCAGAAGCCCGGCACTTCCGGTCTGCGCAAGAAGACCCAGGTCTTCATGCAGGAGCGCTATGTCGAGAACTTCGTCCAGGCGATCTTCGACAGCCTGGACGACAAGCAGGGCAAGATGCTGGTCGTCGGCGGCGACGGCCGGTACTTCAACCGTGAGGCGATCCAGACCATCATCAAGATGGCTGCCGGCAACGGGTTCGGCACCGTGCTGGTCGGGCAGGGCGGGCTCCTGTCGACCCCGGCCGCCTCCTGCGTGATCCGCGCCCGCAAGGCCTATGGCGGGATCATCCTGTCGGCCTCGCACAACCCGGGCGGGCCGGACGGCGATTTCGGCATCAAGTACAACACCGACAATGGCGGCCCGGCGCCGGAGAAGATCACCGAGGCAATCTTCGCGAAGAGCACCACGATCACCGCGTACCGGATCTCGGACGCGCCGGACGTCGACCTGGACCAGATCGGCACGACCGACGTCGACGGCCTGACCGTCCACGTGATCGATCCGGCCGAGGATTATCTCGGCCTGATGGCCAACCTGTTCGACTTCGACAAGATCCGCGAGATGTTCCAGGCCGGCTTCCGCATGCGCTTCGACGCCATGCATGCGGTGACCGGCCCCTATGCCCACGCCATCCTGGAGGGTGCGCTGGGCGCTCCGGCGGGCACGGTGGTCAACGGCACGCCGTCCCCCGACTTCGGCGGGCACCATCCCGACCCGAACCTGGTGCACGCCAAGGAGCTGCACGACCTGATGATGGGGCCGGACGCCCCGGACTTCGGCGCCGCCTCGGATGGCGACGGCGACCGCAACCTGATCATCGGCAAGGGCATCTTCGTCACGCCTTCCGACAGCCTGGCGGCGCTTGCCGCCAACGCGCACCTGGCCAAGGGCTATGCCGGCGGGCTGAAGGGCATCGCCCGCTCGATGCCGACCAGCGGGGCCGCCGACCGGGTCGCCGAGGCGCTGGGGATCGGCCTGTACGAGACGCCCACCGGCTGGAAGTTCTTCGGCAACCTGCTGGATGCCGGGATGGCGACCATCTGCGGCGAGGAGAGTGCCGGCACCGGGTCCGACCATGTCCGCGAGAAGGACGGGCTGTGGGCCGTCCTGCTCTGGCTGAACATCCTGGCGGTGCGCCAGCAGCCGGTGAAGCAGATCATGGCCGAGCACTGGGCGACCTACGGGCGGAATTACTACTCCCGCCACGACTACGAGGAGGTCGACGCGGCCGCGGCCAACAGCCTGGTCGACGAGCTGCGCGGCCGCCTGTGCGAGCTTGCCGGGCGGATCATCAACGGCCGCGGCGTCGCCCGCGCCGACGACTTCGCCTACAAGGACCCGGTCGACGGCTCGACCAGCGCCAAGCAGGGGATCCGCATCCTGTTCGACGACGGCTCCCGCATCGTGCTGCGCCTGTCCGGCACCGGCACGGCCGGCGCCACCCTGCGCCTCTACCTGGAGCGGTTCGAGGCCGACCCCGCCCGCCTGGACCTGGACACCCAGGAGGTGCTGGCCGACCTGATCGAGACCGCCGAGCAGATCGCCGCCATCAAGGCGCGCACCGGTCGCGACGCTCCCACCGTGATCACCTGA